The genome window aattttaatacagttttttgtttttaaatatcttgtaatAGAAATTTTCTCACTACTTTAATTCAAATACAACATCAGAATCATCCagtcatttcataaaaatttattcaattctatattttccattaaaatcaattatgctttttaaaacaaattatttatattacaaaacaatttaaaaacaaatatttatataatttattacttttttgtcttattaaaataaagacatgtcctttattttaataaaaaaaggtaaagcaaagtattttgtttttgttaaaaatttattttataaaccatacgataagaaacaaaaaacttttgTCCAGACATGTATGAAGGTGTATTAAAACACCCACTCCATAAcaaattcagtttattatattcaatatacaaacaatttaatGCATATACTTTATAGACAGCATGATTTAaagcaattaagaaaattatttttttggttatttatttttatacatgataAGAATAATATCAGTGAAAGCGCAGACTAATACTCTCTCTCGTAGCTGATGGGCAGTTATTTACCACTGAACATTAGATGTAACAACACACAGTTCAGACACCTGCAGCCAACTGTTATTctaattgcataaatatatacttatgtaCTGTACTCTTAACATTACAAAGTACATCTGATATGAGATATCATCTGTGTGGAATCATTACCATAGATAATTGAGAGTGTATCACACTTGCAAATGTACTTTCTTCatcataatgttatattttaatcaccattgaataaaaattgacaaaatactGGGGTACCTATATCTAAAATacgaaaatcaataaaatgttggACAAGGAATTCAGAGGAATTCTTAAACAGaagatatgttttaatttatatataaaacagattttattattttctttagatataagtagataaaatattatatataatgcattattgaatttcactaaaatttatttttaagtaaaaattaatagctCACTTTTTGTAAGTTCagtagtaaatattttcaatttttatatctgtACATTTCTCAATAGAGCAGAATCCTATTGGTTTTTCTTTAACTctataatttcattgtaagtagcttttaatattataaatcatattcTACTGGAATTGGTCCTCAGAGGATAAACAAATAGAAATCATCAGATGATTGTCTATGATCTTTTGATGATATTAGAGCAGATGTctccattaaagaaaaattaaactgaagGGATCACATGAATGAGATCCAGCTGTAATGAAGTAACAGTTACAAAGTTATACCACCAAATTATGATGATGTGAACCATTTCTTAATGTGAATGAATCACCCTAATGTGTAATGTATAAAGACCTACATCtcattacaaaataacttttatctgtttatttatttcagcatcagcaacataatgtttatttattgttttttataggaaattttaaaagaattaaggaAGTAAATTAAGTTTCCATGAACAGtcaattattcaaattataacatGTTGGTTTGAAATATAATCAAGAAattcctttacaatttttaataacagagaattactttcataattctttaataatgcaATATAATCGTGAAGATTATCAGAAACATCAAGTGTTTTCACTTTATCTGGCAGTAATATATCACTAACTGTAAAATTTGACTGCCCATTTAAGTTTTTAGACAAATTTTTGGCACAATGTTCTGAAATTTGATCAGATAAACTAAAACAATTCCAGAAATTTTCTGGTTCAAAATCTGGGTAATATTGTCGAACTAATACTTTTAAACACAAATATGTTGTCCCATGTTTACCTCTGAAACCACCATCACCTCCCATACCAGGACAACCTAATTTTCCATGTAaacttgtaaaagaaaatttacctgTACTAAATTTACCGATTAAAATCACTTTGCCTGGATTCCCACCCATTCCTCCAACTCCTCCATTTCCTCCGCGACCACCAATATTTCCACAGTTACCAgcccttttataaatttttatatgtgcagCACTATTACCAGATCTGAAATAATCTTCTGGAAAGTTCATCTTTGCTGATTTTGCATCtctaaatttaaattcctttgatccttttttaagaaaaacatcataattatcatttgttggaggattaataaaaaaattctcataaccTTCTTTTCCATTCGTTCCATTCTTCCCAAAACCTCCGTGTTGCCCATTGCCTCCACTTCCACCATTCGTActtataaataagttttcttcatttttaaaatataatccaattccaaaaaaattaccaCCATTTCCACCAGGCAGACCTGGCATTCCATCTTTACCATCATCACCAAGATACTCACCATCAGCAGTTGAACTATAGTGATTTTTTCCAGCTATAccatcaacatttatttttcgTTCCCCAATGATCTCCCATTTAGGAGCAACTATCATTATATTAATTCCTTTAAAGTGATTATTAGCCAAATCAGCATCAATAAATACAGTATTGATAgcaaatattctaataaattttagatttaaattactACAGTAATTCCTTAATAAATCGTTATCATTTATTGAGCTAAGTTTAACATAAAATCCAGACAGTGTTAGGGTTCCATCACTAACACATGTAATATTATCTTTACTCATTGTTACATGTACAATGTTATCGATAGCCATTTTTCTGTAAACATTTAAATCTGTAAGGTTAACTTGAGAATGAAaatattcgtataattttttatcatgatttgaaattattgttttcagtgatttaaaattatcttttgtatCAGAAAAGTTTGATTTCATAGTCTGAATACTGTAGgaagaaaatacattaaacatttttatcaaagtaTCATACCACCTTTGAATTCTtactacataattaatatatttttgaatttttttagccCACGTAATAGAAGAAAGAGTCTCACTGACatttataaattgttgaaaagtACTTATGTATTTAAGAACTTCAAAATCAGTTTTGTTTTCCATTTTAGTGTttataatagtttcttttttaataaattcataaatgatagaaaaatgactataattttctgattcatttaaattattttttaaagtgattaatttttgtacaatttcttttatttgtgaatttaccTCATAAATACTTCTGTAATTGCTTATTTTTGATTCATAATGGtcatttactttcttaaaaatgtatgatgATCTATCAGCAACAATATCATTGATATACAACAGtaagcaatttaaataattttttgtccttTCTGATAACTTATAGCCTAATTCATTAACAGAGGTACGAGTGTAATTTAGATTTTTGAGTATTGTTTGTCTTAATGATAGTTTtccttgtttaaataataatgattcagATAATTTTCCTGGTTCTGTTGGCTGAgggaaaatatttatctttttaatatttccttctttgtCTGTTTCAAGTAAAAACTCAATCATTTTAATAGCATTCTTCAACAATTGTCTTTCATTATCATCGTTTATTTGtttcaattcatattttaaagtaattttgacaTCAGTCATATATGATACAacactattaattattgtttca of Lycorma delicatula isolate Av1 chromosome 9, ASM4794821v1, whole genome shotgun sequence contains these proteins:
- the LOC142330567 gene encoding uncharacterized protein LOC142330567, coding for MKFLIFYICFNYLMARFIFTISVPINEKLQEKVNSEELFGEYESLYENDDVEKKLNNSLCSQNETEKLQELITTCDLISKGEEETGKQNHNEDNTILVLGNRKSGKTLFVKFMAGDISKLISKGNTFNSRKYLIEDTNKVISSASEEINLYPKQVSDYSGITFTDTPGFSKTRSKKHELVAAFAMKKYLMNIKNVKIVLLIDFHSVVHGSNRSDFLSLLQNVNKFLTTNENYKNSISLVVTKVPYLYEVGKNNFASVSYETIINSVVSYMTDVKITLKYELKQINDDNERQLLKNAIKMIEFLLETDKEGNIKKINIFPQPTEPGKLSESLLFKQGKLSLRQTILKNLNYTRTSVNELGYKLSERTKNYLNCLLLYINDIVADRSSYIFKKVNDHYESKISNYRSIYEVNSQIKEIVQKLITLKNNLNESENYSHFSIIYEFIKKETIINTKMENKTDFEVLKYISTFQQFINVSETLSSITWAKKIQKYINYVVRIQRWYDTLIKMFNVFSSYSIQTMKSNFSDTKDNFKSLKTIISNHDKKLYEYFHSQVNLTDLNVYRKMAIDNIVHVTMSKDNITCVSDGTLTLSGFYVKLSSINDNDLLRNYCSNLNLKFIRIFAINTVFIDADLANNHFKGINIMIVAPKWEIIGERKINVDGIAGKNHYSSTADGEYLGDDGKDGMPGLPGGNGGNFFGIGLYFKNEENLFISTNGGSGGNGQHGGFGKNGTNGKEGYENFFINPPTNDNYDVFLKKGSKEFKFRDAKSAKMNFPEDYFRSGNSAAHIKIYKRAGNCGNIGGRGGNGGVGGMGGNPGKVILIGKFSTGKFSFTSLHGKLGCPGMGGDGGFRGKHGTTYLCLKVLVRQYYPDFEPENFWNCFSLSDQISEHCAKNLSKNLNGQSNFTVSDILLPDKVKTLDVSDNLHDYIALLKNYESNSLLLKIVKEFLDYISNQHVII